In Aristaeella hokkaidonensis, the following are encoded in one genomic region:
- a CDS encoding transketolase C-terminal domain-containing protein, protein MAKKFLSGNEAFAEGVRLARPQVISAYPITPQTIVVEKLSEMVEDGSLKSEFIHVESEHSALSCAMGASAVGARAFTATSSQGLLYMAECLTYASGGRFPILMMNANRSTALPWNIYGDQRDSISLLDSGWIQAYAENAQEALDLALLGYYIAEKKEISTPYMANLDGFVLTHTYEVVDVPAKEQADEFLPPFETENRLDLEHPRNLGFSAGPDYNTQFKMKEHAGLLKVRDAVTEAEDRFAKIFGRQYTGLTENYRTEDADYVLVTLGSISGLVKETVDALRNAGQKVGLLRLRYLRPFPNQEIAAAVKNAKALAVLEKDISFGNEGTVYTNVVSALHKAGIAIPTANYVGGLGGKNISAADIRQIFEDLSNGQQGLYFVGTGGETG, encoded by the coding sequence ATGGCAAAAAAGTTTCTGTCCGGTAACGAAGCCTTTGCGGAAGGTGTCCGGCTTGCCAGACCCCAGGTCATTTCCGCCTACCCCATCACACCGCAGACAATTGTCGTGGAGAAGCTTTCGGAAATGGTGGAGGACGGAAGCCTGAAGTCGGAATTCATTCATGTGGAATCCGAGCATTCAGCTCTTTCCTGTGCAATGGGCGCCTCCGCCGTGGGAGCAAGGGCGTTTACAGCCACTTCCTCACAGGGACTGCTGTACATGGCGGAATGCCTGACATATGCGTCCGGCGGTCGTTTCCCGATTCTGATGATGAATGCCAACCGGTCCACAGCCCTTCCGTGGAATATCTACGGAGACCAGCGGGATTCAATCTCACTCCTGGACAGCGGATGGATTCAGGCATATGCGGAAAATGCGCAGGAAGCACTGGACCTGGCTCTGCTTGGCTATTACATAGCAGAGAAAAAGGAAATCTCCACACCGTATATGGCCAATCTTGATGGCTTTGTCCTGACACACACCTATGAAGTTGTGGATGTCCCCGCAAAGGAACAGGCGGATGAATTCCTGCCGCCCTTTGAGACAGAGAACCGTCTGGATCTGGAGCATCCCCGTAATCTGGGATTCTCGGCAGGCCCTGACTATAACACCCAGTTCAAGATGAAGGAGCATGCCGGGCTGCTGAAGGTGCGGGATGCTGTTACCGAGGCAGAAGACCGTTTCGCGAAAATCTTCGGCAGGCAGTATACAGGCCTGACGGAAAACTATCGGACAGAGGATGCGGATTATGTACTGGTGACTCTCGGCAGCATTTCAGGCCTGGTAAAGGAAACTGTTGATGCACTGAGAAATGCCGGTCAGAAAGTTGGCTTGCTGCGGCTCCGGTATCTCCGTCCCTTCCCGAATCAGGAAATAGCCGCTGCCGTGAAAAATGCAAAAGCACTGGCAGTGCTTGAAAAAGATATTTCTTTCGGAAATGAAGGTACGGTTTATACCAACGTCGTTTCTGCGCTGCACAAAGCAGGAATCGCCATTCCCACAGCCAATTACGTGGGCGGCCTTGGCGGAAAGAATATTTCCGCAGCGGATATCC
- a CDS encoding 4Fe-4S binding protein has translation MKPYLRDHVPQTFSEIPDTTSYEAGYLVSKNAGWRSVRPVIDTAKCVGCLQCYLHCPDGVIFRKNGKVAIDYDFCKGCGICLKECRPGAIRMEAEK, from the coding sequence ATGAAGCCGTATCTGAGGGATCACGTCCCGCAGACGTTTTCAGAAATACCCGATACGACGTCTTACGAAGCCGGTTACCTGGTGTCAAAAAATGCCGGATGGAGAAGCGTGCGTCCGGTCATCGACACCGCCAAATGTGTAGGCTGCCTGCAGTGCTATCTTCACTGTCCTGACGGCGTAATCTTCAGGAAAAACGGCAAGGTAGCCATCGACTATGATTTCTGCAAAGGCTGCGGCATCTGCCTGAAAGAGTGCCGGCCGGGTGCAATCAGGATGGAGGCGGAAAAATAA
- a CDS encoding 2-oxoacid:acceptor oxidoreductase family protein, with the protein MTEILWHGRGGQGAFTAARLLGAAYVAESDGFYALAFPSFGPERRGAPIRAFTKLSDTPVGDRSQVVKADYSIYLDDTLFTDAAFEELKDQGKIILNTRRKVDDARVITLDGTAIAQDILHMPITNTIMLGAFAAVSGIVGSGAVEQAIRENMPEKLQARNIAAVKAAIKEVAG; encoded by the coding sequence ATGACAGAGATATTATGGCACGGAAGAGGAGGCCAGGGTGCTTTCACTGCTGCCAGGCTGCTGGGCGCGGCCTACGTAGCGGAAAGCGACGGCTTTTACGCGCTGGCGTTTCCCTCCTTCGGTCCTGAACGGCGGGGTGCTCCGATCCGGGCCTTCACCAAACTCAGTGATACCCCTGTCGGGGACCGGAGTCAGGTTGTGAAGGCGGATTACAGCATCTACCTGGATGATACGCTGTTCACGGATGCGGCGTTTGAAGAATTGAAGGATCAGGGAAAAATCATCCTGAACACCCGGAGAAAAGTGGATGATGCGCGGGTGATTACCTTGGACGGAACCGCGATCGCACAGGATATCCTCCATATGCCGATTACCAATACCATTATGCTCGGCGCTTTCGCCGCGGTTTCGGGAATCGTCGGTTCCGGTGCGGTAGAGCAGGCCATCCGGGAGAATATGCCGGAAAAACTGCAGGCCCGGAATATTGCCGCGGTCAAGGCAGCAATAAAGGAGGTGGCCGGATGA
- a CDS encoding ABC transporter permease produces the protein MTFRNRFLRATNLLFLILAAVQFLPDRTVKPAECLNVLWFAIGLEILALVVSALIKKPEGLALFLDIVGFVYVFLILWTLASAKLMWLKETLFPPPGRVFAQFITDFPKIMVNIQSSLSIILQGYLLAALFSIPLGLLLGWKARVGNAATYISKFLSAIPPIVYIPYGIALLPTFRSVSVMVIFLATFWPVLASTMSGVLNVEQKIIDSARVLNVNPFTMLFSVILPASLPQIFIGCNQGLTVSFILLTSAEMIGARDGLGYYVKNYSDFGDYTRTILGIIVIGVVVVAISFLFNKLQQYLLRWKK, from the coding sequence ATGACCTTCAGAAATCGATTCCTCAGGGCCACAAATCTTCTGTTTCTGATCCTGGCTGCCGTGCAGTTCCTGCCGGACAGAACCGTCAAACCGGCTGAATGCCTCAATGTATTGTGGTTTGCAATAGGGCTTGAAATCCTGGCGCTCGTTGTCTCCGCACTGATCAAAAAGCCGGAAGGCCTGGCACTGTTTCTGGATATCGTCGGGTTTGTGTATGTATTCCTGATTTTATGGACGCTGGCTTCCGCAAAGCTGATGTGGCTGAAAGAAACGCTTTTCCCGCCGCCCGGTCGGGTCTTCGCCCAGTTTATCACTGACTTCCCGAAGATCATGGTGAACATACAGAGTTCGCTTTCCATCATCCTGCAGGGATATCTGCTCGCTGCGCTTTTCTCCATTCCGCTGGGATTGCTCCTCGGCTGGAAAGCGCGTGTGGGAAACGCCGCAACTTATATTTCCAAGTTCCTCAGCGCGATTCCCCCGATTGTGTATATCCCCTACGGCATTGCTCTCCTGCCGACATTCCGTTCCGTATCGGTCATGGTTATCTTCCTTGCCACCTTCTGGCCGGTGCTGGCCAGTACTATGAGTGGTGTACTGAATGTGGAGCAGAAGATCATCGATTCAGCCCGGGTGCTGAATGTGAATCCGTTCACAATGCTGTTCTCCGTAATTCTTCCTGCCTCTCTCCCGCAGATTTTTATCGGCTGCAATCAGGGACTCACAGTATCCTTCATCCTGCTCACTTCGGCTGAGATGATCGGTGCGCGGGACGGTCTTGGCTACTACGTGAAGAATTACTCGGACTTCGGTGATTACACAAGAACCATCCTCGGTATCATCGTTATCGGTGTGGTGGTTGTCGCAATTTCATTCCTTTTCAATAAGCTGCAGCAGTACCTGCTTCGGTGGAAGAAATAA
- a CDS encoding ABC transporter ATP-binding protein, with translation MSKIEINHLSVDYTEKNHHFTALNDVTFSVENGEFVSVIGSSGCGKSTLLSILEGIKHPSEGSILIDGEPIKGTGNDRGVVFQNYSLFPWMTARKNVAFGVKQARPKLSKAERFRVADEFLDRVGLDAFKGKYPSQLSGGMQQRVAIARALAMDTDILLMDEPFGAIDAKNRTILQELLLKLWEGDGKTAKKTVLFVTHDIDEAILLSDRIVMMSASPGRVYKEIIVPFSRPRNRAELVQTPEYSAFRNRLLSLFYGDIGDKIGGDEVVL, from the coding sequence ATGAGTAAGATCGAGATCAACCATTTGTCGGTGGACTACACAGAAAAGAATCATCATTTCACGGCACTGAATGACGTGACCTTTTCTGTGGAAAACGGCGAATTCGTCAGTGTGATCGGATCCAGCGGCTGCGGAAAGAGTACGCTGCTCAGCATTCTGGAAGGAATCAAGCATCCTTCAGAAGGTTCCATCCTGATCGACGGGGAGCCGATCAAAGGCACAGGAAACGACCGCGGTGTGGTTTTCCAGAACTATTCCCTTTTTCCCTGGATGACAGCGAGAAAGAATGTGGCCTTCGGCGTTAAGCAAGCCAGGCCGAAGCTGTCAAAGGCGGAGCGGTTCAGGGTGGCGGATGAGTTTCTGGACCGGGTCGGTCTGGATGCATTCAAAGGCAAGTACCCATCCCAGTTATCAGGCGGTATGCAGCAGCGCGTGGCCATTGCCCGTGCCCTGGCCATGGATACCGATATCCTGCTGATGGACGAACCCTTCGGTGCAATTGATGCGAAGAACCGTACGATCCTGCAGGAGCTTCTGCTGAAACTGTGGGAAGGCGATGGAAAAACCGCGAAAAAAACTGTTTTGTTTGTCACCCATGACATTGATGAGGCCATTCTGCTGTCAGACCGGATTGTAATGATGTCCGCAAGCCCGGGTCGTGTATATAAGGAGATCATCGTCCCCTTCTCCCGTCCCCGGAACCGTGCCGAACTGGTACAGACGCCGGAATACAGTGCCTTCCGTAACAGGCTGCTTTCCCTCTTCTACGGTGATATCGGGGACAAGATCGGCGGAGATGAGGTGGTTCTGTAA
- a CDS encoding ABC transporter substrate-binding protein, whose amino-acid sequence MKKIIAIAALLALVLSLAVPAGAETPAVEKADFGLGYLNSTAHLLGFIAREEGYFEEEGLNVTLTQFSSASELATGLISGKLDVAFIGSVPILSFQSQGQDLTIFGGAMTNGHGYVIKPEYTEGLTEWDVSILKDRNVASVKNSVQDAELQILLRNAGIEIGEAEGQVHIIYFDSQKDAFNALQNGSIDAASVYSPYASLAKGLGYEIVYRCSEEEALKNQPCCRQVAPSAALTEYPNAYNAFERALIKAYKFSQEHQDESIRDIKQYIDIDEDYIRTEVYGGYGTSVPDPDKQGTVALKASIVELGYIQDYDIDPLYNTAVYDKALASLLAESPDDPVYQSLKEHFDQYE is encoded by the coding sequence ATGAAAAAGATTATTGCAATCGCAGCGCTTCTTGCGCTGGTGCTTTCACTGGCTGTTCCTGCCGGTGCGGAAACCCCCGCTGTTGAAAAAGCCGACTTCGGACTTGGCTATCTGAATTCCACAGCTCATCTGCTCGGATTCATCGCCAGGGAAGAAGGTTACTTCGAGGAAGAAGGCCTGAACGTAACCCTGACCCAGTTCTCCAGCGCGTCTGAACTTGCGACCGGCCTGATCTCCGGCAAACTGGATGTGGCGTTTATCGGTTCCGTTCCGATCCTCTCTTTCCAGAGTCAGGGTCAGGATCTCACCATCTTCGGTGGGGCAATGACCAACGGTCACGGATATGTGATCAAGCCGGAATACACCGAAGGCCTGACTGAATGGGATGTTTCCATCCTGAAGGACAGGAATGTGGCCTCTGTCAAGAACAGTGTACAGGACGCTGAACTGCAGATCCTCCTGAGAAACGCGGGTATTGAAATCGGCGAAGCCGAAGGCCAGGTTCACATCATCTACTTCGACAGCCAGAAGGACGCATTCAATGCCCTGCAGAACGGTTCCATCGACGCGGCGTCCGTCTATTCCCCCTATGCCTCACTGGCAAAGGGACTGGGATACGAAATTGTCTACCGCTGCTCTGAGGAGGAGGCGCTGAAGAATCAGCCCTGCTGCCGTCAGGTCGCGCCGAGCGCCGCGCTTACGGAATATCCCAATGCGTACAATGCGTTTGAGCGTGCCCTGATCAAAGCCTACAAGTTCTCCCAGGAGCATCAGGACGAATCCATCCGGGACATCAAACAGTACATTGATATTGACGAAGACTATATCAGGACCGAGGTTTACGGCGGATACGGTACTTCCGTTCCCGATCCGGACAAGCAGGGAACGGTCGCTTTAAAGGCTTCCATCGTCGAACTGGGTTACATTCAGGATTACGATATAGACCCCCTCTACAACACTGCGGTCTATGACAAGGCGCTCGCCAGCCTCCTGGCTGAGTCCCCTGATGATCCTGTTTACCAGTCTCTGAAGGAGCACTTTGACCAGTACGAGTAA
- a CDS encoding LysR family transcriptional regulator, with protein MTIQQLKYVIAITEAGSYNKAADMLYLSQPTLTNSVRELEKELGITIFNRGGRGVSLTNDGVEFVHYAKQVALQYERLLEKYGKDGKLKKKFGISSQHYSFAVKSFVEMVKEYDTEEYEFAIRETKTGEVIDNVASGRSEIGILYLSDFNRKAIGKILRANSLEFHHLIDCSAYVYLWKGHPLAGRKSIRFEDLADYPCLSFEQGTNGSFYYAEEILSTNEYPRTIKANDRATMLNLMVGLNGYTLCSGIICEELNGSDHIAIPFEAGGDPAGSKMEIGYIVKENMIQSRMGKLYIDKLRSYLEQRTVFE; from the coding sequence ATGACAATACAGCAATTGAAATATGTGATCGCCATCACAGAAGCCGGTTCTTACAACAAAGCCGCGGATATGCTGTACCTTTCCCAACCCACGCTGACCAATTCAGTCCGTGAGCTGGAAAAAGAGCTGGGCATCACCATCTTCAACCGCGGTGGACGAGGCGTTTCGCTGACCAATGACGGCGTGGAGTTTGTCCATTACGCGAAACAGGTGGCGCTTCAGTATGAACGGTTGCTGGAAAAATACGGCAAGGACGGAAAGCTGAAAAAGAAGTTCGGCATCTCCTCACAGCACTATTCCTTTGCGGTTAAAAGTTTTGTGGAAATGGTGAAGGAATATGACACAGAGGAATATGAGTTCGCAATCCGGGAAACCAAAACTGGCGAGGTCATCGATAACGTCGCTTCCGGAAGAAGTGAAATCGGCATTCTCTATCTGAGCGATTTCAATCGCAAGGCTATAGGCAAAATCCTTCGGGCCAACAGTCTGGAGTTTCATCATTTGATCGACTGCAGCGCTTATGTCTACCTGTGGAAAGGGCATCCTCTTGCGGGCCGGAAATCCATCCGTTTTGAAGATCTTGCGGATTATCCGTGCCTGTCCTTTGAACAGGGTACCAATGGTTCTTTCTACTATGCCGAGGAAATCCTGAGTACAAATGAATACCCCAGGACCATCAAGGCAAATGATCGGGCTACAATGCTGAATCTCATGGTGGGATTAAACGGCTATACGCTCTGTTCAGGAATCATCTGCGAAGAATTGAACGGTTCAGATCATATTGCCATCCCCTTTGAAGCCGGGGGAGACCCGGCTGGCAGCAAAATGGAGATCGGTTATATTGTTAAGGAAAACATGATCCAGAGCCGGATGGGGAAACTGTATATTGATAAGCTTCGCAGCTATCTGGAGCAAAGAACGGTTTTCGAATAG
- a CDS encoding RrF2 family transcriptional regulator, giving the protein MKISTKGRYALRFLLDLAEHQQAGYISLNEIAKRQDISKKYLEQIIPIFNKTDVLRANRGSQGGYMLAKSPDKYTVGDILRCTEGSLAPVDCAEQDPVECERSAECVMLPVWQGLSRVINEYLDSITLQDILDQQRERYANDYVI; this is encoded by the coding sequence ATGAAGATTTCAACAAAAGGCCGTTATGCGCTTCGGTTTCTGCTTGACCTTGCAGAGCATCAACAGGCAGGTTATATTTCGCTGAATGAGATTGCCAAGCGCCAGGATATCTCCAAGAAGTACCTGGAGCAGATTATTCCGATCTTTAACAAGACCGATGTTCTCAGGGCCAACCGAGGCTCTCAGGGCGGCTATATGCTGGCGAAGTCTCCCGATAAATATACTGTCGGAGATATCCTGCGCTGCACCGAAGGCTCCCTGGCTCCTGTGGACTGTGCGGAACAGGATCCCGTTGAATGCGAACGCAGTGCAGAGTGTGTGATGCTTCCGGTCTGGCAGGGCCTTTCCAGGGTGATTAATGAGTATCTGGACAGCATCACGCTGCAGGACATTCTGGATCAGCAGCGTGAACGGTATGCGAACGACTATGTTATCTGA
- a CDS encoding PLP-dependent cysteine synthase family protein has protein sequence MSYYESTQDLIGNTPIVKLSHLNLPEGVNLFAKLELYNPGGSVKDRIGRSMIEDAEQKGLLKPGGTIVEGTAGNTGLGIAFAALNRGYRVIFVVPTKFSVEKQTLMRALGADIINTPREEGMLGAEAKAEELRASIPGAVTLRQFKNMANPKAHYETTGPEIWRDLDGKIDYLVAGAGSGGTYSGVVRYLKEQNPAIKGVLADPVGSTMGGGEHADYNIEGIGNDFVADTMDMSLVDKVIKVDDNDAFTGARELAKKEGIFGGSSSGAALSAAKKLIDSGARGNIVVILPDRGDRYFSKNLYE, from the coding sequence ATGAGCTATTATGAGTCAACCCAGGATCTCATCGGAAATACGCCGATCGTAAAGCTTTCCCACCTGAATCTGCCGGAAGGCGTCAATCTGTTTGCAAAGCTGGAGCTGTATAATCCGGGCGGCAGTGTAAAGGACCGGATCGGCAGGTCCATGATCGAGGATGCGGAACAAAAAGGCCTGCTGAAGCCTGGCGGAACCATTGTGGAAGGCACCGCAGGCAACACCGGTCTCGGAATCGCTTTTGCCGCACTGAACCGGGGATACCGGGTCATCTTTGTAGTACCGACAAAATTCTCCGTGGAAAAACAAACGCTCATGCGTGCGCTGGGAGCGGATATCATCAACACGCCCCGGGAAGAAGGTATGCTCGGTGCAGAAGCTAAAGCAGAGGAGCTGCGTGCATCCATTCCCGGCGCCGTAACCCTGCGGCAGTTCAAAAACATGGCCAATCCGAAAGCGCATTATGAAACAACCGGCCCGGAAATCTGGCGTGACCTGGATGGAAAGATTGATTACCTGGTTGCCGGTGCCGGCAGCGGCGGCACATATTCCGGCGTCGTACGGTATCTGAAAGAGCAGAATCCCGCAATCAAAGGTGTCCTGGCCGATCCGGTAGGTTCCACCATGGGCGGCGGTGAGCATGCCGATTACAACATCGAAGGGATCGGCAATGACTTCGTCGCCGATACAATGGACATGTCACTGGTGGATAAGGTCATCAAAGTTGATGATAACGATGCCTTTACCGGAGCCCGGGAGCTGGCGAAAAAAGAAGGGATCTTCGGCGGATCCTCTTCCGGTGCGGCGCTGAGCGCGGCAAAGAAGCTCATTGATTCAGGTGCACGCGGCAATATCGTGGTTATCCTGCCTGACCGGGGTGACCGTTATTTCAGCAAAAACCTGTACGAATGA
- a CDS encoding trans-sulfuration enzyme family protein — MANYKKTGTALIHGGIYGDKVTGAVNTPIYQTSTYEQHGLGENTGWEYSRTGNPTRAALEALIAELEGGTAGFAFGSGMAAITAVLTLFKTGDKVIISSNVYGGTFRVLDKVFKNFDLSYEIVDTSDLALLERSITPDVKAILVESPANPLLTITDLAAVAKIAKNNGILSIVDNTFMTPYLQRPIELGVDIVIHSATKYLGGHSDLVAGLVVVNDTVLAERLAFIQNATGGVLGPFDSFLLIRGIKTLGVRLDRHVENAEKAAAFLKNHKAVKKVYYPGLPDAQGYEINKRQAKNGGAMISFELDERHNIRRFFKALKLIALAESLGGVESLVCHPASMTHASIPKDVRDKVGITDGLIRLSIGIEDIEDLLADLEQAIAESEE, encoded by the coding sequence ATGGCTAATTACAAAAAAACAGGCACCGCGCTGATCCACGGCGGTATTTATGGAGACAAAGTAACGGGTGCAGTCAACACTCCTATTTATCAGACGTCCACCTATGAACAGCATGGTCTGGGTGAAAACACCGGCTGGGAATATTCCCGCACAGGCAATCCTACCCGTGCAGCGCTGGAAGCGCTGATCGCGGAACTGGAAGGCGGTACAGCAGGTTTCGCCTTCGGCTCCGGCATGGCGGCAATCACCGCCGTCCTGACGCTGTTCAAAACCGGCGATAAAGTCATTATTTCATCCAACGTTTACGGCGGAACCTTCCGTGTGCTGGACAAAGTATTTAAAAACTTTGATCTCAGTTATGAGATTGTCGATACCTCAGACCTGGCGCTGCTGGAAAGAAGCATCACACCGGATGTAAAAGCGATTCTTGTGGAAAGCCCGGCGAATCCGCTCCTGACCATCACCGACCTGGCTGCCGTTGCAAAGATCGCCAAAAATAACGGTATCCTGTCTATCGTGGACAACACCTTCATGACGCCCTATCTCCAGCGTCCTATTGAGCTGGGTGTGGATATTGTGATTCACAGCGCTACAAAGTACCTCGGCGGACACAGTGATCTCGTAGCCGGTCTGGTGGTGGTAAATGATACTGTCCTTGCCGAGCGGCTGGCGTTTATCCAGAATGCCACAGGTGGTGTACTCGGGCCCTTCGATTCCTTCCTGCTCATCCGCGGCATCAAGACGCTGGGCGTCCGGCTGGACCGCCACGTGGAGAATGCGGAAAAGGCAGCTGCCTTCCTGAAAAATCACAAAGCAGTCAAAAAAGTATATTACCCGGGACTGCCCGACGCGCAGGGTTACGAGATCAACAAACGGCAGGCTAAAAACGGCGGTGCAATGATCTCCTTTGAACTGGACGAACGTCACAACATCCGCAGGTTCTTCAAGGCCCTGAAGCTGATTGCTCTGGCTGAAAGCCTTGGTGGTGTGGAAAGCCTTGTCTGCCATCCCGCCAGCATGACCCACGCTTCCATTCCGAAGGACGTACGGGATAAAGTCGGCATCACAGACGGACTGATCCGCCTGTCAATCGGTATTGAAGACATTGAGGATCTGCTCGCAGATCTTGAACAGGCCATTGCGGAAAGCGAGGAATAA
- a CDS encoding S-ribosylhomocysteine lyase — protein MDRIASFSVDHDRLEKGMYISRVDGDVVTYDIRMKKPNGGDYLGYAELHTFEHLFATYARNSIYRDSVVYVGPMGCRTGFYLLLRDTVSGGEAIDLVRQSFSFISAFEGEIPGAKRQECGNWQEHDLAGARRTASDMLTVLENWNTEKLAY, from the coding sequence ATGGACAGGATCGCCAGTTTCTCGGTCGATCATGACCGGCTGGAAAAAGGAATGTATATATCCCGTGTGGACGGCGACGTGGTCACCTACGACATCCGGATGAAAAAACCCAATGGCGGCGATTATCTCGGTTATGCAGAACTGCACACCTTTGAACATTTGTTTGCCACTTACGCGCGGAACAGCATATACCGGGACAGCGTGGTTTATGTCGGTCCCATGGGCTGCCGCACAGGTTTTTACCTGTTGCTTCGGGATACGGTCAGCGGCGGAGAAGCCATCGATCTCGTCAGGCAGTCATTCAGCTTTATCTCAGCATTTGAGGGTGAAATCCCCGGCGCCAAACGCCAGGAATGCGGAAACTGGCAGGAACACGATCTCGCCGGAGCCCGACGGACAGCGTCAGATATGCTTACGGTCCTGGAAAACTGGAATACAGAAAAACTCGCGTACTGA
- a CDS encoding class I SAM-dependent methyltransferase, protein MIDDMESVTAKLCSFARAYHSNHEKNKIFDDYLAYDLMGKEEYDEIGQLIEHEYDKSLFDLAYNFSGKRIRDKLNRYISPIPLSRAAFAERELTRFTWQRGECQYVICGAGMDTFAFRNDNPNIQVFEIDHPDTQRYKLEKIRALEWNIPANVHYVAVDFAKDDMAVELKKAGYNPAAPSFFAILGVTYYLTLPVFEETLERIGAISSFGSKLVFDFPDDTTFTPDTAERVHRLSEITSSLGEEMQHGYALSEVSEALERHGFLLDEHNSPEKIQKRFFDGRTDGQQAYENIHFILAKKGDRFNDSYYLYI, encoded by the coding sequence ATGATCGATGACATGGAAAGCGTAACGGCAAAGCTTTGTTCCTTTGCCCGCGCTTACCATTCCAATCACGAGAAGAACAAAATCTTTGATGATTATCTTGCCTACGACCTTATGGGCAAGGAAGAATACGATGAGATCGGACAGCTGATCGAACATGAATATGACAAAAGCCTGTTTGACCTGGCTTATAACTTCAGCGGAAAAAGAATCCGCGACAAGCTGAACCGGTACATTTCTCCTATTCCGCTCTCCCGGGCTGCCTTTGCGGAACGGGAACTGACCCGGTTCACCTGGCAGCGTGGAGAATGCCAGTACGTAATCTGCGGAGCCGGTATGGATACCTTCGCGTTCCGGAATGATAATCCCAACATCCAGGTCTTTGAAATCGACCATCCCGATACCCAGCGTTACAAGCTGGAAAAGATCCGGGCGCTGGAGTGGAATATCCCGGCCAATGTACACTATGTCGCCGTGGATTTTGCAAAGGATGATATGGCAGTGGAGCTGAAGAAAGCAGGATACAACCCGGCCGCACCGTCTTTCTTTGCGATATTAGGAGTCACCTATTATCTGACATTGCCGGTCTTTGAGGAAACCCTGGAGCGCATCGGTGCCATCTCTTCCTTTGGGAGCAAGCTGGTTTTTGATTTTCCGGATGACACCACCTTCACGCCGGATACGGCGGAACGCGTACACCGCCTGTCGGAAATCACCAGTTCCCTCGGTGAGGAAATGCAGCACGGATACGCGCTGTCGGAGGTTTCGGAAGCACTGGAGCGGCACGGTTTCCTGCTGGATGAGCACAACTCGCCAGAAAAGATCCAGAAGCGGTTCTTCGACGGCCGGACCGACGGCCAGCAGGCTTACGAAAATATCCACTTTATCCTGGCAAAAAAGGGAGACCGCTTCAACGACAGCTACTATCTGTATATCTGA
- the cysK gene encoding cysteine synthase A yields MKTYDRITDLIGGTPLLKLTNYNRLNSLGATIYGKLEYFNPAGSVKDRIAKAMIDDAEDKGILKPDSVIIEPTSGNTGIGLAAVAAARGYRIILTMPETMSIERRNLLKAYGAELVLTEGAKGMKGAIEKAHELAAETPHSFIPSQFTNIANPKAHRATTGPEIWEDTDGKVDIFVAGVGTGGTVSGVGQYLKEQNPNVKVVAVEPAGSPVLSQGTSGPHKIQGIGAGFVPDTLDTGIYDEIIAVDNEDAFDTGRTLARKEGLLVGISSGAAVWAATELAKRPENKGKIIVALLPDTGERYLSTPMFSD; encoded by the coding sequence ATGAAGACTTATGACAGAATCACTGACCTGATCGGGGGAACCCCGCTTTTAAAGCTCACAAACTATAACCGGCTGAACTCACTTGGAGCGACAATCTACGGCAAGCTGGAATATTTCAATCCCGCCGGAAGCGTGAAAGACCGGATTGCGAAGGCAATGATCGACGACGCGGAAGACAAGGGCATTCTGAAGCCCGACTCCGTGATCATTGAGCCCACCAGTGGCAACACCGGCATCGGCCTGGCGGCTGTTGCGGCTGCCCGTGGCTACCGGATTATCCTGACCATGCCTGAAACCATGAGTATTGAACGCCGCAACCTGCTGAAGGCGTATGGTGCCGAGCTCGTACTGACCGAAGGTGCGAAAGGCATGAAAGGCGCAATTGAAAAGGCTCATGAGCTCGCCGCCGAAACACCCCACAGCTTCATTCCCAGCCAGTTTACCAACATCGCCAACCCGAAAGCCCACCGTGCCACTACCGGTCCGGAAATCTGGGAAGATACAGACGGTAAGGTAGATATCTTCGTTGCAGGCGTAGGTACGGGCGGTACGGTTTCCGGCGTCGGACAGTACCTGAAGGAACAGAACCCCAATGTGAAAGTCGTCGCTGTTGAACCGGCCGGTTCTCCGGTGCTTTCCCAGGGAACATCCGGACCGCACAAGATTCAGGGCATCGGTGCAGGCTTTGTACCGGATACCCTGGATACCGGAATCTATGACGAAATCATCGCGGTCGATAATGAGGACGCGTTTGATACCGGCAGAACCCTGGCACGGAAAGAAGGCCTCCTGGTTGGTATTTCTTCCGGCGCCGCAGTCTGGGCTGCAACTGAGTTGGCAAAACGACCCGAGAACAAAGGCAAAATCATCGTCGCCCTGCTCCCGGATACCGGTGAACGTTATCTGTCCACCCCCATGTTCTCCGATTAA